A part of Arachis hypogaea cultivar Tifrunner chromosome 12, arahy.Tifrunner.gnm2.J5K5, whole genome shotgun sequence genomic DNA contains:
- the LOC112729342 gene encoding uncharacterized protein codes for MGFRRCWGLTAAVPVVAGVVTGEDHRSCCLPLPRGSASFRSPLPPELPRTTAVAAAGIVNGRRRCCFRYSHSRRRSQPRRRTELPENATAATELHWRSPLLLGADCRAAAEPVRRPPLFRFSRSFGSSRCGC; via the exons ATGGGGTTTCGCCGCTGTTGGGGTCTCACCGCCGCCGTCCCCGTGGTGGCTGGTGTCGTCACTGGAGAAGACCACCGGAGTTGCTGTCTGCCTCTGCCTCGGGGTTCTGCAAGTTTCCGGAGCCCACTGCCGCCAGAGCTGCCCAGAACCACCGCTGTGGCTGCCGCTGGGATTGTGAACGGAAGGAGGAGATGCTGTTTCCGTTACAGCCACTCCCGGAGGAGAAGTCAACCGCGCCGCCGTACCGAGTTGCCGGAGAACGCCACTGCCGCCACCGAGCTCCACTGGCG ATCGCCGCTGCTGCTTGGGGCTGACTGCCGGGCTGCTGCCGAgccggttcggagaccgccgctgtttcggttcagccgttcctttggttcg agtcgttgtggttgctga